Proteins encoded in a region of the Anoxybacillus amylolyticus genome:
- the fabI gene encoding enoyl-ACP reductase FabI gives MTLSLKGRTYVVMGVANKRSIAWGIARSLHAAGARLIFTYAGERFADEVRKLVETLEDDTTLVLPCDVTNDEEIVRCFAEIKEKVGIIHGIAHCIAFANKDDLSGEYMNVSRDGFLLAHNISSYSLTAVARAAKELMTEGGSIVTLTYLGGERVVQNYNVMGVAKASLDASVKYLANDLGKYGIRVNAISAGPIRTLSAKGVSDFNSILKEIEERAPLRRTTTQEEVGDAALFLFSDLSRGITGEIIHVDSGYHILAR, from the coding sequence ATGACGTTATCGTTAAAAGGACGCACGTATGTTGTAATGGGAGTAGCAAATAAACGAAGCATTGCATGGGGGATTGCTCGCTCCCTTCATGCCGCTGGGGCACGGCTTATTTTTACTTATGCAGGAGAGCGATTTGCAGATGAAGTACGAAAATTAGTGGAAACGCTTGAAGATGATACGACGCTTGTTTTGCCGTGCGATGTGACAAACGATGAAGAAATCGTTCGTTGTTTTGCGGAAATCAAAGAAAAAGTCGGCATCATTCATGGGATTGCACACTGCATCGCGTTTGCCAACAAAGATGACTTGAGCGGTGAATACATGAACGTCAGCCGTGACGGCTTTTTACTAGCACACAATATTAGCTCGTATTCGCTAACGGCAGTGGCGCGGGCAGCGAAAGAGTTAATGACGGAAGGCGGAAGCATCGTCACGTTAACATATCTTGGCGGCGAGCGGGTTGTGCAAAACTATAACGTAATGGGGGTTGCAAAGGCGTCTTTAGATGCGAGCGTGAAATATTTAGCGAACGATTTAGGGAAATATGGTATTCGTGTCAACGCTATTTCTGCTGGACCAATCCGGACGCTATCTGCGAAAGGGGTTAGCGACTTTAACTCTATATTAAAAGAAATTGAAGAGCGCGCTCCACTTCGTCGGACGACGACACAAGAAGAGGTTGGGGATGCGGCGCTGTTCTTATTTAGCGACTTATCACGCGGCATTACTGGTGAAATTATTCACGTCGATTCAGGGTATCACATTTTAGCTCGTTAA
- a CDS encoding CotO family spore coat protein, translating into MKQSVPNEPLLYIVQPKLEPKTSYMQQLFQTKKTASRTRGMKQFQEMTLEEQVQFLVKLPQQLATKCKIVTKKGEYEGFIAEYRNGHIKFQIEKGEKITIPFKQVESVSLIGLKS; encoded by the coding sequence ATGAAACAAAGCGTTCCGAACGAACCACTTCTTTATATTGTCCAGCCGAAACTAGAGCCGAAAACGTCATATATGCAACAGCTATTTCAAACGAAAAAAACAGCAAGTCGCACAAGAGGGATGAAACAGTTTCAAGAAATGACCCTAGAAGAACAGGTGCAATTTTTAGTGAAACTCCCGCAGCAGCTCGCTACAAAATGCAAAATTGTTACGAAAAAAGGGGAGTATGAAGGCTTTATCGCCGAATATCGAAACGGACATATTAAATTTCAAATTGAAAAAGGGGAGAAAATTACAATTCCGTTTAAACAAGTAGAATCTGTTTCACTGATTGGGCTGAAAAGTTAA
- a CDS encoding CotS family spore coat protein, producing the protein MERTTIEPWIVDETTDEFFVPDYIEEIAEDVLKSYDLLVKSRQVVTTKPDKGGAIWKMETNEGPKSLKLLHRRPTRSLFSLGAQEYLVEEKGARVPPIIKTKAGENYVEAGGKLWFVAEWIEPLTPVTKDLEGAKQLCYALGEFHRLSKGYMPPKQAEVASRVRKWPKSYQKMMTKMAWFRNIAKAYHELPASASLSEVVDEFSEQAKRGLERLHQSSYDELSKLGNAYWGLVHQDYGWSNGQMGKDGMWIIDLDGVAFDLPIRDLRKLISGTMADLYRWDTTWVREMIKSYDEANPLTKELYEILLIDLAMPNEFYKNIKEIVYEPELFLGEQTKLLIQTIVDTDQSKWPVLEDIQNDWKGRG; encoded by the coding sequence GTGGAACGAACAACTATTGAACCATGGATTGTCGATGAAACGACCGATGAATTTTTTGTACCTGATTATATTGAAGAAATTGCCGAGGACGTGTTAAAGAGCTACGATTTATTAGTAAAAAGTCGGCAAGTGGTTACTACAAAGCCAGACAAAGGCGGAGCCATTTGGAAAATGGAAACAAACGAAGGACCGAAAAGTTTAAAACTATTGCACCGCAGACCAACGAGGAGCTTATTTAGCCTAGGAGCCCAAGAGTATTTAGTTGAAGAGAAAGGAGCAAGAGTGCCGCCAATTATTAAAACAAAAGCGGGAGAGAACTATGTAGAAGCAGGGGGGAAATTATGGTTTGTTGCCGAATGGATTGAGCCGTTGACGCCGGTTACGAAAGATTTAGAGGGAGCAAAACAGCTTTGTTACGCCCTTGGCGAGTTTCATCGCTTAAGCAAAGGCTATATGCCGCCAAAACAGGCGGAAGTTGCTTCTAGGGTGCGAAAGTGGCCAAAAAGCTACCAAAAAATGATGACGAAAATGGCGTGGTTTCGCAATATTGCTAAGGCGTATCACGAACTGCCCGCAAGCGCTTCTTTATCGGAAGTCGTTGATGAATTTTCCGAACAAGCAAAACGAGGGCTTGAACGGCTACATCAATCAAGCTACGACGAATTAAGTAAACTTGGCAATGCATATTGGGGGCTTGTGCACCAAGACTACGGGTGGTCAAACGGACAGATGGGAAAAGACGGGATGTGGATTATTGATTTAGATGGGGTTGCGTTTGATTTGCCGATTCGTGACTTACGTAAGCTCATTAGCGGAACGATGGCTGATTTATACCGTTGGGATACTACATGGGTGCGAGAAATGATTAAGTCATACGATGAAGCGAATCCCCTTACGAAAGAGCTATATGAAATTTTGCTCATTGACTTAGCGATGCCGAATGAATTTTACAAAAATATAAAAGAAATCGTCTATGAGCCGGAATTATTTCTTGGGGAACAAACGAAGTTGCTTATTCAAACGATTGTTGACACCGATCAGTCGAAATGGCCGGTATTAGAAGACATCCAAAACGATTGGAAAGGGAGGGGATAG
- a CDS encoding glycosyltransferase family 4 protein: MKILMVCTEKLPVPPILGGAIQTYISSILPHLRSFHDITVLGVNDPSLPDEETIEGIRYVRIPGKVFEIYREHVVRYIESHSFDLIHIFNRPRLVLPIRQAAPQAKLTLSMHNDMFDAEKIEPEEANEVIATVSGIVTISNYVGNVIRELYPQAAPKLRTIYSGVDAQRFLPGMHQKMQKIRNELRKAHGLENKTVILFAGRLSRNKGVDKLLEALPALVKKHKDLALVIIGSKWFSENKVNDYVAYVRALAGTLSIPVVTTGFVAPDEIQNWFAATDLFVCTSQWQEPLARVHYEAMAAGLPIVTTARGGNPEVIFANENGLVVENPEDPNDFVAAISQLLSDKARMKKMGEKGRGLAVSLYTWERVASELLEVWEQADALTDDEVEPMEAAQTEAILEQEETNQQVDEKQAKKEKKKEKKEEKQAKKTAKEKESTQQHEEKTAKQKRQPFILSSSYTDTSDSKKKKKGGSSDRKTGSGFIIS, encoded by the coding sequence ATGAAAATTTTAATGGTTTGTACGGAAAAACTCCCCGTTCCTCCGATATTAGGCGGAGCAATTCAAACATATATTTCTAGCATTCTTCCCCATTTGCGGTCATTTCACGACATAACCGTATTAGGAGTGAACGACCCGTCGTTGCCAGACGAAGAAACGATCGAGGGTATTCGTTATGTGCGCATTCCTGGAAAAGTATTCGAAATTTATCGGGAACATGTTGTCCGCTATATTGAGTCCCATTCATTTGATTTAATCCACATTTTTAATCGTCCACGCCTCGTACTACCGATTCGCCAAGCCGCTCCACAAGCAAAACTAACGTTAAGTATGCATAACGATATGTTCGACGCGGAGAAGATTGAGCCAGAAGAAGCGAATGAAGTCATTGCCACTGTATCAGGCATTGTTACGATCAGCAACTATGTCGGAAATGTGATTCGCGAACTATATCCGCAAGCAGCCCCTAAACTTCGCACGATTTACTCTGGAGTAGATGCCCAGCGGTTTTTGCCTGGGATGCACCAAAAGATGCAAAAAATTCGCAACGAGCTTCGCAAAGCGCACGGGCTAGAGAATAAAACGGTTATTTTATTTGCTGGCAGGCTTTCGCGCAATAAAGGAGTCGATAAATTGCTAGAAGCGTTGCCAGCACTTGTGAAAAAACATAAAGATTTAGCGTTAGTCATCATCGGCAGTAAATGGTTTAGCGAAAATAAAGTCAATGATTATGTTGCCTACGTTCGCGCCTTAGCAGGAACCCTTTCCATTCCTGTTGTGACCACGGGGTTTGTAGCACCCGATGAAATTCAAAATTGGTTTGCAGCAACTGACCTGTTCGTATGTACTTCACAATGGCAAGAGCCGTTAGCCCGCGTACATTACGAAGCGATGGCAGCAGGGCTTCCGATTGTTACGACGGCAAGGGGAGGCAATCCCGAAGTAATTTTTGCGAACGAGAACGGATTAGTCGTGGAAAATCCAGAAGACCCGAACGATTTTGTTGCTGCGATTTCTCAGCTATTATCGGATAAGGCACGGATGAAAAAAATGGGAGAAAAAGGAAGGGGATTAGCGGTTTCGCTCTATACGTGGGAGAGGGTTGCTTCTGAGCTATTAGAAGTGTGGGAACAAGCAGACGCACTAACGGACGATGAAGTCGAGCCAATGGAAGCTGCACAAACAGAAGCGATACTAGAACAAGAGGAAACGAATCAACAAGTAGACGAGAAACAAGCGAAGAAAGAAAAGAAAAAGGAAAAGAAAGAAGAGAAACAAGCAAAAAAAACAGCCAAAGAAAAGGAATCGACGCAACAGCACGAAGAAAAAACAGCAAAACAGAAGCGACAACCGTTTATTTTATCTTCTTCTTATACAGATACTTCCGATTCGAAAAAGAAAAAGAAGGGCGGTTCGAGTGATAGAAAGACAGGAAGCGGATTTATCATCAGCTAA
- a CDS encoding glycosyltransferase family 4 protein, whose amino-acid sequence MNIAYICTEKLPSPAVKGGAIQLMIDGISPFIVKTHHLTIFSITDPSLPMNEMTNGIEYIRFPKETYEQDVANTLRNRTFDVIHVFNRPARVSQYKEAAQESAIVLSLHNDMFSPLKIAKEKAEQALKDTSILTSVSNYIKQTVRKRYDVPEEKIRVIYSGVDGSQFIPVWTEEGKQTRNEIRQMLGLKDEKVILFIGRLSKTKGPHVLLRAMRKVLSRHPNAVLVIAGGRWFSENSWDDYVRELHRLAIPFGNHIRFTNYVPAWQVPHLLLSADVFVCSSQWHEPLARVHYEAMAAGIPIITTNRGGNAEIVQHKKTGFVIDDYANPSAFAEAIHYMLVHESEAEAMARRSRAEVEEKFLFSHVAERLMAVYEEAAKKRCLY is encoded by the coding sequence GTGAATATCGCCTATATTTGCACAGAAAAGTTACCTTCCCCCGCCGTGAAAGGCGGAGCGATCCAGCTCATGATTGACGGGATCTCTCCTTTTATTGTGAAAACACATCATTTAACGATTTTTTCGATTACCGATCCATCATTGCCTATGAACGAGATGACGAACGGAATTGAATATATACGCTTTCCGAAAGAAACGTACGAACAAGACGTTGCCAATACATTAAGAAATCGGACGTTTGATGTCATCCATGTGTTTAATCGCCCTGCGCGCGTCAGCCAATATAAAGAAGCAGCACAAGAAAGCGCCATTGTATTAAGCTTGCACAACGATATGTTTTCTCCGCTAAAAATAGCAAAAGAAAAAGCAGAGCAAGCATTAAAAGATACATCCATTCTTACTTCCGTCAGCAACTATATTAAACAAACGGTACGAAAACGGTATGACGTGCCAGAGGAAAAAATACGCGTTATTTATTCAGGAGTCGATGGCTCACAATTTATTCCTGTTTGGACAGAAGAAGGGAAACAAACAAGAAACGAAATACGGCAAATGCTTGGGCTTAAAGACGAGAAAGTCATTTTATTTATTGGGAGGTTAAGTAAAACGAAAGGGCCACATGTCCTCCTTCGCGCGATGCGTAAAGTTCTTTCCCGCCATCCAAATGCAGTGCTTGTGATCGCTGGCGGGCGCTGGTTTAGCGAAAATAGCTGGGACGACTATGTCCGCGAATTGCATCGTCTCGCCATTCCATTTGGAAATCACATTCGTTTTACGAACTATGTCCCTGCATGGCAAGTCCCACACCTATTGCTTAGCGCTGACGTCTTCGTTTGCAGTTCTCAATGGCATGAACCGCTCGCGCGCGTTCATTATGAAGCGATGGCTGCCGGCATTCCCATTATTACGACTAACCGCGGCGGCAATGCCGAAATCGTACAACATAAAAAAACTGGATTTGTCATCGACGACTATGCCAATCCTTCTGCCTTTGCAGAGGCGATTCATTATATGCTCGTTCATGAGAGCGAAGCGGAAGCGATGGCTCGCCGCTCGCGCGCAGAAGTAGAAGAAAAATTTCTATTTTCCCACGTCGCCGAACGGCTCATGGCCGTCTACGAAGAAGCGGCAAAAAAAAGATGCCTTTATTAG
- a CDS encoding NAD-dependent epimerase/dehydratase family protein, protein MKIIVTGAAGFIGSHLCEKLLQDEQHTVVGIDGWIGPTPAHIKTHNLQTLLAHPRFTLISENLLTAPLHELLKDADVVYHLAGMPGVRTSWGSDFAAYALHNISVTQQLLEACKHTQIQQFIYASTSSVYGEKDGKLSETLEPVPLSPYGITKLTGEHLCRVYHTTFGVPTVILRYFTVYGPRQRTDMSFHRFINQLLKNEPLTIFGDGTQSRDFTYISDCVDGTASVLGNEATIGQTMNIGGKERASVNDVIALLEELTGKKAIRKYVTSAIGEPKHTWADLSRAEHYLQYCPKVSLKEGLLREIEYIRDLYQEEYE, encoded by the coding sequence GTGAAAATTATCGTTACTGGAGCGGCAGGCTTTATCGGCTCACATTTATGTGAAAAATTGCTCCAAGACGAACAGCATACCGTCGTTGGCATTGATGGGTGGATTGGTCCGACCCCTGCCCACATCAAAACACACAACCTTCAAACATTGCTTGCCCATCCTCGCTTTACGTTGATTTCGGAAAATTTATTGACCGCACCGTTACATGAACTACTAAAAGATGCGGATGTGGTCTATCATTTAGCAGGAATGCCAGGCGTACGCACAAGTTGGGGGAGCGATTTCGCAGCGTATGCACTTCATAACATTTCCGTCACTCAACAATTGCTAGAGGCGTGCAAACATACACAAATTCAGCAATTTATTTACGCCTCCACTTCTTCCGTATATGGCGAAAAAGACGGGAAATTGTCTGAAACGCTAGAACCAGTCCCCCTCTCGCCATACGGCATCACGAAACTAACAGGGGAACATTTATGCCGCGTGTATCATACAACGTTTGGTGTCCCAACAGTCATCTTGCGCTATTTTACCGTATACGGCCCGCGGCAGCGGACGGACATGTCGTTTCACCGTTTTATTAATCAGCTATTAAAAAATGAACCGCTCACGATTTTTGGCGATGGCACGCAATCCCGCGACTTCACATATATTTCCGATTGCGTCGACGGCACTGCTTCTGTATTAGGCAATGAAGCAACCATCGGCCAAACAATGAACATCGGCGGCAAAGAAAGAGCTTCCGTCAATGACGTCATCGCATTATTAGAAGAGTTGACAGGGAAAAAAGCGATCCGAAAATATGTAACGTCTGCGATCGGCGAACCGAAACATACATGGGCTGATCTTTCCCGCGCCGAACATTATTTACAATACTGTCCGAAAGTTTCATTAAAAGAAGGACTACTAAGGGAAATCGAGTATATTCGCGACCTTTACCAGGAGGAATACGAGTGA
- a CDS encoding UDP-glucose dehydrogenase family protein, with the protein MNIAIIGAGYVGLTTAAVLAEVGHTVCCVDQDVHKIEQLNNGNVPIYEPGLSELMEKNKSSLTFTTSLIEGATFPVIIICVGTPSLPDGNTDLRFLQSVIDQLAPHIHSHKTIITKSTVPPGTNEWIYETLIEKGVPPHLFHVVSNPEFLREGSAISDMLHADKIVVGLRRDDDQSLEVMKTMYAGISAPYIVTSLTGAEMIKYASNAFLAMKISFINEIARICDAFSVNVNDVAKGIGYDPRIGPHFLQAGLGYGGSCFPKDVRSLEQTARSKNIEPLLLQATQRVNESQIDVYLRKLHETVHDLPRQTIAVLGIAFKPNTDDTRESPAERFIRQLSNIGCTIRAYDPKATLSSDMPNVIQTSTVMEALNEADVLVIATDWPEFQQLDWEKVKQRMNGILVLDARNCLNRKKLEEAGLHYIGVGVG; encoded by the coding sequence ATGAACATCGCTATTATCGGAGCAGGATACGTCGGACTGACGACCGCAGCCGTTTTAGCAGAGGTTGGGCATACCGTTTGCTGCGTCGATCAAGATGTGCATAAAATCGAACAGTTAAACAATGGGAATGTGCCCATTTATGAACCTGGCCTGTCTGAACTAATGGAAAAAAATAAATCATCGCTTACCTTTACGACGTCCCTGATAGAAGGAGCAACATTTCCTGTTATTATCATTTGCGTCGGAACACCATCGTTGCCGGACGGAAATACCGATTTGCGCTTCCTTCAGTCGGTTATCGACCAATTAGCTCCACATATTCATTCGCATAAAACGATTATTACAAAAAGCACCGTTCCACCTGGGACAAATGAATGGATCTATGAAACGCTTATCGAAAAAGGAGTTCCACCACATTTATTCCACGTCGTTTCCAATCCGGAGTTTTTACGGGAAGGCTCAGCCATTTCTGATATGTTGCACGCTGATAAAATTGTCGTCGGTCTTCGACGAGACGACGATCAGTCGCTCGAAGTAATGAAAACGATGTATGCCGGCATTTCTGCACCGTACATCGTCACAAGCCTTACAGGCGCGGAAATGATTAAATATGCGTCGAATGCGTTTTTAGCGATGAAAATCTCGTTTATTAACGAAATTGCCCGCATTTGCGATGCGTTCTCGGTCAACGTCAACGATGTCGCAAAAGGAATCGGCTATGACCCGCGCATCGGTCCTCATTTTTTACAAGCAGGGCTCGGCTACGGAGGGTCGTGTTTTCCGAAAGACGTTCGATCCCTTGAGCAAACGGCTCGATCGAAAAATATTGAACCGCTTCTATTGCAAGCCACTCAGCGCGTCAATGAGTCGCAAATCGATGTTTACCTCCGCAAACTACACGAAACGGTGCATGACTTGCCACGACAAACGATTGCCGTGCTCGGCATCGCCTTTAAACCAAATACCGACGATACACGCGAATCACCAGCCGAACGATTCATCCGCCAACTTAGCAACATTGGCTGCACCATCCGCGCCTATGATCCAAAAGCAACATTAAGTAGCGACATGCCAAACGTCATCCAAACATCCACCGTTATGGAAGCGTTAAACGAAGCGGATGTACTCGTCATCGCGACTGATTGGCCTGAGTTTCAACAACTAGACTGGGAGAAAGTAAAACAACGAATGAACGGTATCCTCGTGTTAGATGCGCGCAATTGTTTGAACCGCAAAAAACTTGAAGAAGCAGGATTACATTATATAGGGGTTGGTGTCGGGTGA
- a CDS encoding DUF1360 domain-containing protein — MDNPFFFFVLSLASFRLTRLVVYDTITSFLRKPFHEIVEETMLDGTTETFLVVKGEGIRKWIGELLSCYWCTGIWCAGGLYGGYAIWPAVFEPFIVFLAIAGCASFLETIVQKLS, encoded by the coding sequence ATGGACAATCCATTTTTCTTTTTCGTGCTTTCGCTAGCAAGTTTTCGTTTAACGAGATTAGTGGTGTATGATACGATTACCTCGTTTCTTCGTAAGCCGTTTCATGAAATAGTGGAGGAAACGATGCTGGACGGAACGACAGAAACGTTTCTTGTTGTAAAGGGAGAAGGGATAAGAAAGTGGATTGGGGAATTGTTAAGCTGTTATTGGTGCACAGGAATATGGTGTGCTGGGGGATTGTACGGGGGGTATGCGATATGGCCGGCCGTATTTGAACCATTCATCGTTTTTTTAGCGATAGCCGGATGTGCTTCGTTTTTGGAAACGATTGTACAAAAACTCTCATAA
- a CDS encoding coiled-coil domain-containing protein, translating to MGKKPPNEHIQLQQKLIYYRAEIAKYEQQIKTLETELQKEKLRNEFLVEKLHETQSVHVETYEKQIAQLEQQLLSYEVALEEAERQIQQLKKWKVPEEKKQTIMNVQAFFAYSVILPETSEEETLVIGDFFVQNIGTEPLQNIVVCLRVRPMTAAELSGKIATYSTKEVDDAEWIFAYENWRERMKADGEYWIKPFQQKPLFPNEQLRLANLHIRFKNAPSVVIDGFVYGNELPNGVPSLNRIILNK from the coding sequence ATGGGAAAAAAACCCCCAAACGAGCATATTCAGCTGCAACAAAAATTAATTTATTATCGCGCCGAAATTGCCAAATACGAACAGCAAATAAAAACGTTAGAAACAGAACTGCAAAAGGAAAAATTGCGTAACGAATTTTTAGTGGAAAAGCTACACGAAACCCAGTCTGTACATGTAGAAACGTATGAGAAACAAATCGCGCAGCTCGAACAGCAACTACTATCGTACGAAGTTGCTTTAGAAGAAGCAGAGCGGCAAATTCAGCAGTTAAAAAAATGGAAAGTGCCAGAAGAGAAAAAACAAACAATAATGAACGTGCAAGCGTTTTTTGCCTATTCCGTTATTCTTCCTGAAACTTCTGAAGAAGAAACGCTCGTTATTGGTGATTTTTTCGTTCAGAACATCGGAACAGAACCGCTGCAAAACATCGTTGTCTGCCTTCGCGTCCGACCAATGACAGCAGCCGAGTTAAGCGGAAAAATCGCTACATATTCAACGAAAGAAGTGGACGATGCCGAATGGATCTTTGCATATGAAAATTGGCGCGAACGAATGAAAGCAGACGGTGAATATTGGATTAAACCATTTCAGCAAAAACCTCTTTTCCCAAACGAACAACTCCGGCTTGCCAATTTGCACATTCGGTTCAAAAACGCCCCTTCGGTTGTCATTGACGGATTTGTTTATGGAAATGAACTCCCTAACGGCGTCCCTTCGCTAAACCGCATCATCCTCAATAAGTAG
- a CDS encoding BMQ_0737 family morphogenetic spore coat protein: protein MGHSHHKEKVCIKTRKVYDWVTRQVDVPLKSFSNNELETIFPSDKCPRNCESICDFFTSNGMNPHDFTIRCFLSDEDGNRIDPVVDNDALICQEIIQPNGRQPVTVTLPSGDEVTLQKVKVLVKGHVVVQILNANGQVVCESNAIPFATAQTFILCAPEGTTLDCHISFFECDASLICTNNFSQLDVSITLCLEVQMEAEVKIEVEARFCKPREEILEATLCPTDKFPPQCPEVFPSR, encoded by the coding sequence ATGGGTCACTCTCATCATAAAGAAAAAGTTTGTATTAAGACTCGTAAAGTGTACGACTGGGTTACACGCCAGGTCGATGTGCCGCTCAAAAGTTTTTCGAACAATGAGCTAGAAACAATCTTCCCAAGCGACAAATGCCCACGAAACTGTGAAAGCATTTGCGACTTCTTCACATCGAACGGGATGAATCCACACGACTTTACGATTCGCTGCTTCTTATCTGACGAAGACGGCAACCGCATTGATCCAGTCGTCGACAACGATGCGCTCATTTGCCAAGAAATTATCCAACCAAACGGTCGCCAACCAGTTACCGTCACCCTTCCGTCAGGCGATGAAGTCACGTTGCAAAAAGTAAAAGTACTTGTGAAAGGGCATGTCGTCGTGCAAATTTTAAACGCGAACGGGCAAGTTGTTTGCGAATCGAATGCCATCCCATTTGCTACCGCACAAACATTTATTTTATGCGCACCAGAAGGAACAACACTCGACTGCCATATCTCCTTCTTCGAATGCGACGCAAGCCTTATTTGTACAAACAACTTCTCGCAACTAGATGTTTCAATTACCCTTTGCCTAGAAGTACAAATGGAGGCAGAAGTAAAAATCGAAGTCGAAGCCCGCTTCTGCAAACCACGCGAAGAAATTTTAGAAGCAACGCTTTGCCCAACAGACAAATTCCCACCACAATGCCCGGAAGTATTCCCGAGCCGCTAA
- a CDS encoding holin has translation MERFKNYGLWLAIGSFGLLALQTFGVDIDLGKYERLYDAFLSILVMAGILNNPSLGRGYLDKVEKKE, from the coding sequence ATGGAACGATTTAAAAATTACGGCCTTTGGTTAGCGATCGGTTCGTTTGGCTTGCTTGCGTTGCAAACGTTTGGTGTCGATATTGATTTAGGAAAATATGAACGGCTGTACGATGCGTTTCTAAGTATTTTAGTCATGGCTGGCATTTTAAATAATCCGTCGCTCGGTCGCGGCTATTTAGATAAAGTGGAAAAGAAAGAGTAA
- a CDS encoding DUF1657 domain-containing protein, which yields MTVASQVKQTLAGLKSAQASFETFALQTENKAAKQIYQQVAQQTQAIVDLINSRVQEIENEEPQYKQ from the coding sequence ATGACTGTTGCATCCCAAGTAAAACAAACGTTAGCGGGATTAAAATCAGCACAAGCAAGTTTTGAAACATTCGCTTTGCAGACAGAAAACAAAGCAGCAAAGCAAATCTATCAACAAGTGGCGCAACAAACGCAAGCGATCGTTGATTTAATTAACTCCCGCGTGCAAGAAATTGAAAACGAAGAACCACAATATAAACAATAA
- a CDS encoding YhcN/YlaJ family sporulation lipoprotein encodes MKRLAGIILIGCLMIGCAREPVVKKQSLQGKNMIQLSTDGTAKTNETRQFVAEQAVAQIKQRDDIRDAVAVSTDKKLLLAYQVKQMARFRMKQMAKDIQQQLERLFPDHEVTTSSDLKLFWKTDELRGKIEKDRLSERQINREIDELKRLTEERT; translated from the coding sequence ATGAAACGATTGGCCGGAATCATCCTAATCGGATGTTTAATGATAGGTTGTGCACGTGAGCCTGTGGTGAAAAAGCAATCATTGCAAGGGAAAAATATGATTCAACTAAGCACGGACGGAACAGCGAAAACGAATGAAACACGCCAGTTCGTCGCGGAACAAGCGGTCGCGCAAATAAAGCAACGTGACGATATTCGCGACGCTGTCGCAGTAAGTACAGACAAGAAGCTGTTGCTTGCTTACCAAGTGAAACAAATGGCGCGGTTTCGCATGAAGCAAATGGCCAAAGACATTCAGCAACAACTCGAACGTTTATTTCCAGACCATGAGGTGACGACTTCGAGCGACTTAAAACTATTTTGGAAGACGGATGAATTGCGCGGAAAAATCGAAAAAGACCGGTTGAGCGAACGGCAAATAAATCGGGAAATTGATGAACTGAAACGGTTAACCGAAGAGCGCACGTAA
- the spoVAC gene encoding stage V sporulation protein AC, with protein MANEKRKNLTPVQQEYHVFEKKRETKRPVAKNCFRAFFVGGIICAIGQAISYFYMYFFDFTEQTAGNPTVATMVFLSMILTGIGVYDRIAQFAGAGTAVPVTGFGNAVISAAIEHRTEGFVLGVGANMFKLAGSVILFGTFAAFLVALVKTIAVKWGGLG; from the coding sequence ATGGCAAACGAGAAACGAAAAAATTTAACCCCTGTGCAGCAAGAATATCATGTATTCGAAAAAAAGCGGGAAACGAAGCGCCCGGTGGCAAAAAATTGCTTTCGCGCCTTTTTCGTTGGCGGAATCATTTGTGCGATTGGACAAGCGATTTCCTATTTTTACATGTATTTTTTTGATTTTACAGAACAGACAGCAGGAAATCCAACGGTTGCCACGATGGTGTTTTTATCGATGATTTTAACAGGTATTGGCGTGTATGACCGAATCGCACAGTTTGCCGGGGCAGGAACAGCAGTGCCGGTTACGGGGTTTGGGAATGCGGTGATTTCCGCAGCGATTGAACACCGGACGGAAGGATTTGTTTTAGGGGTTGGCGCGAATATGTTTAAACTTGCTGGCTCCGTCATTTTGTTCGGAACGTTTGCCGCCTTTCTTGTCGCATTAGTGAAGACGATCGCCGTGAAATGGGGGGGACTCGGATGA